A single region of the Pseudomonas sp. GGS8 genome encodes:
- a CDS encoding DUF6124 family protein, with the protein MKKPTPNPPEANTATDTDTTSPYASIDSKKLHEAAERALDYYLNPTAHIMATPYTPNQMFFANPKADTESLLANASESLSSATVMFGDFAALLEGTHRKTLLGIAQVVMLGELAVNQALDNVEPAG; encoded by the coding sequence ATGAAAAAACCAACACCCAACCCTCCCGAAGCAAACACAGCTACGGACACCGACACAACATCCCCCTACGCCTCCATCGACTCCAAAAAACTCCACGAAGCTGCCGAGCGTGCGCTCGATTACTACCTGAATCCTACCGCCCACATCATGGCCACGCCCTACACCCCCAACCAGATGTTTTTCGCCAATCCCAAAGCCGACACCGAATCCCTGCTGGCCAATGCCAGCGAATCATTGTCCTCGGCCACGGTCATGTTCGGTGACTTCGCCGCGCTGCTGGAAGGCACCCACCGCAAGACTTTGCTGGGCATTGCGCAAGTGGTCATGTTGGGCGAACTGGCGGTGAATCAGGCGTTGGATAATGTCGAGCCGGCTGGCTAA